In a single window of the Natronosalvus caseinilyticus genome:
- a CDS encoding DUF7344 domain-containing protein yields the protein MSVQQSRTGSLAESDVFHILGNDRRRAIVQLLADEHGRLDVSDVASDIASAETDGGSVPNNLYKSVYVSLQQTHLPQLEEDGVIEYDSTAKTITPGPTFETVYGYVDGDQSTDRSVLIGHLLVGVFGLVLIAVSGLEAPLVSSIDPVLSSVLVLLAVAASSLYRLLS from the coding sequence ATGTCGGTACAGCAGAGCCGAACGGGATCGCTCGCCGAGAGCGACGTCTTTCACATTCTGGGCAACGATCGACGGCGGGCGATCGTTCAGTTGCTCGCTGACGAACACGGCCGACTCGACGTTTCCGACGTCGCCTCGGATATCGCCTCGGCGGAAACCGACGGTGGGTCCGTTCCAAACAACCTCTACAAGAGTGTCTACGTCTCCTTACAGCAGACGCACCTGCCCCAACTCGAGGAAGACGGCGTGATCGAGTACGACTCGACGGCGAAGACGATCACGCCGGGGCCGACCTTCGAGACGGTCTACGGCTACGTCGACGGCGACCAGTCGACGGATCGGTCGGTCCTGATCGGCCACCTCCTCGTGGGCGTCTTCGGTCTGGTCCTGATCGCGGTGTCCGGCCTCGAGGCGCCCCTCGTCTCGAGTATCGATCCCGTGCTCTCGAGCGTGCTGGTCTTGCTCGCGGTGGCGGCGAGCAGTCTGTATCGGCTGTTGAGTTGA
- a CDS encoding transposase: MQDSELTQTLSFGLTIHEGSSDNLLEGCLEARRIRNEVNRLDREGWDWNDIHDTVVDTATHVKNTTQLLVQKALTEIETYFDHKDDGWGRPFPYIHELYPMRMNHDEGYALTVDDSGNVRFRVSYKPYNYVKGVLRGSPGHLDRVKNALSSDAWRVGVAELVQKHNEWRLHVTVTHKQRTVRAPEEAGTVVGVDINEDCVALAAMARDGDVLDSLVLEYPDIKRLRHEYFTKRKRMQKVGQTAFETVVRTEERDFVHDHLHKVSRDVTQWVSQFNDPVIVFEDLKDMRDSIDYGTRMNRRLHSLPFAALREMVTYKAAWEAIPSDEVDPEYTSQRCPRTKCLHTERANRYKKRFKCNECGFQDHADRKAAVCVAQDWFDEQDENVPSLDTLPRVRKVRRAASGLCEEADSPGAVFASGVHRHGSSARGNRQAREELKTVASTVD, encoded by the coding sequence ATGCAAGATTCAGAACTAACCCAGACGCTCTCCTTTGGATTAACCATCCACGAGGGTAGTTCTGACAACTTGCTAGAAGGCTGTCTCGAAGCACGACGAATCAGAAACGAGGTCAACCGTCTCGACCGTGAAGGCTGGGACTGGAACGACATCCACGACACGGTAGTGGACACCGCCACCCACGTCAAAAACACCACGCAACTCCTCGTGCAGAAAGCACTCACGGAGATTGAAACGTACTTTGACCACAAAGACGATGGCTGGGGCCGACCGTTCCCCTACATTCACGAGCTGTATCCAATGCGAATGAACCACGACGAAGGATACGCACTCACCGTGGACGACTCAGGAAACGTACGATTCCGTGTCAGTTATAAGCCATACAACTACGTCAAGGGCGTGCTTCGCGGTAGTCCTGGTCACCTCGACCGCGTGAAGAACGCACTTTCCTCGGATGCGTGGCGGGTGGGAGTTGCAGAACTCGTTCAGAAACACAACGAGTGGCGACTCCACGTCACCGTCACGCACAAACAGCGCACGGTTCGGGCGCCTGAAGAGGCTGGCACAGTGGTTGGCGTAGACATCAACGAAGACTGCGTTGCACTCGCCGCGATGGCTCGAGACGGAGACGTACTCGATTCACTCGTTCTTGAGTATCCAGACATCAAGCGTCTTCGCCACGAATACTTCACGAAGCGCAAGCGGATGCAGAAGGTTGGGCAGACTGCGTTCGAAACCGTGGTTCGGACGGAAGAACGCGACTTCGTTCACGACCACCTCCACAAAGTATCGCGTGACGTGACTCAGTGGGTTTCGCAATTCAACGACCCGGTAATCGTCTTTGAAGACCTCAAAGACATGCGAGACTCCATCGACTACGGCACGCGAATGAACCGGCGCTTACACAGCCTCCCGTTCGCCGCACTTCGTGAGATGGTGACGTACAAAGCCGCTTGGGAAGCCATTCCTTCGGATGAAGTTGACCCCGAGTACACGAGCCAGCGGTGTCCACGGACGAAGTGTTTGCACACAGAGCGAGCGAATCGGTACAAGAAGCGATTCAAGTGCAACGAATGCGGGTTCCAAGACCATGCGGATAGGAAGGCAGCAGTTTGTGTGGCGCAAGACTGGTTTGACGAACAGGATGAAAATGTGCCGTCTCTCGACACCCTTCCGCGCGTGCGGAAGGTGAGACGGGCGGCATCGGGCCTGTGTGAAGAGGCCGACTCTCCCGGAGCAGTTTTTGCTTCGGGTGTTCACCGACACGGATCGTCGGCGCGAGGCAACCGCCAAGCGCGAGAGGAATTAAAGACTGTTGCGTCCACGGTGGATTAG
- a CDS encoding Hsp20/alpha crystallin family protein, whose translation MSEEDTDDSNDPNSSESEDRPRAFRLRAGLRSLSTLLGNLVEVSVDESPPPVNSANRTTVEGGGEYRRRQEDQPERTRVKRVRKTTADHLIDTRLDGDEFLVTADVPGASKDDLSVGIDSSTNQLVIGREGTVLERVEIPWRSPETTEAWFNNGVLEIRVRRSRTNRRIDSPG comes from the coding sequence ATGAGCGAAGAGGACACAGACGACTCGAACGATCCGAACTCGAGCGAATCCGAAGACCGGCCTCGCGCGTTCCGACTGAGAGCCGGGTTGCGATCCCTGTCGACCCTGCTCGGCAACCTGGTGGAGGTATCGGTGGATGAATCACCACCCCCGGTGAACTCGGCCAACCGGACGACCGTCGAGGGCGGCGGGGAGTACCGTCGGCGCCAGGAAGACCAACCGGAGCGCACCCGGGTCAAGCGGGTACGGAAAACGACGGCCGACCACCTGATCGACACCCGCCTCGACGGCGACGAGTTTCTCGTCACCGCCGACGTTCCCGGGGCCAGCAAAGACGACCTCTCGGTCGGAATCGACTCGAGCACGAACCAACTCGTCATCGGTCGGGAGGGAACCGTCCTCGAGCGCGTCGAAATTCCCTGGCGGTCGCCCGAAACGACCGAGGCCTGGTTCAACAACGGCGTCCTCGAAATCCGCGTTCGCCGGTCGAGAACGAACCGACGTATCGACTCACCCGGGTGA
- a CDS encoding DUF7344 domain-containing protein yields the protein MTDGTLTQAELFDVFSNARRRQTVQYLKRHHGTCDLAPLVEQVAAWENDTTTDEVTRAQRRRVYISLYQTHLPMLEDHGIVDWDPDAHRIELVPNEETFEPYLDRNLEDQRPWHWYYASVSVASAVVAVLAGFSVGTLSSGLVPFVALGLCILVLVLAIAQRASSRSTFRLPFASRRL from the coding sequence ATGACCGATGGCACGCTAACGCAGGCGGAGCTGTTCGACGTGTTCAGCAACGCCAGACGACGACAGACGGTACAGTACCTCAAACGCCATCACGGGACCTGCGATCTGGCACCGCTGGTCGAACAGGTCGCCGCCTGGGAGAACGACACGACGACCGACGAGGTGACGCGCGCCCAGCGTCGGCGCGTGTACATCTCGCTCTACCAGACGCACCTGCCGATGCTCGAAGATCACGGCATCGTCGACTGGGATCCCGACGCCCACCGCATCGAGTTGGTGCCGAACGAGGAGACGTTCGAGCCGTACCTGGATCGGAACCTCGAGGACCAGCGGCCCTGGCACTGGTACTACGCGTCGGTCTCGGTCGCCAGCGCCGTCGTCGCCGTCCTGGCCGGCTTTTCCGTCGGCACCCTGTCGTCGGGGCTCGTCCCGTTCGTCGCGCTGGGGCTTTGCATTCTCGTTTTGGTCCTCGCAATCGCCCAGCGTGCGTCCAGTCGGTCCACGTTCCGCCTTCCGTTCGCGAGCAGACGACTCTAG
- a CDS encoding acyltransferase, producing MAVTEATYTAGDRCSIDDGATVGYGVDDAFEPTTLGDDATIRRGSIVYGDVVVGNDFTTGHDVLVREETTIGHDVLLGTKTIVDGRTDIGSHVSIQSAVYVPTDTTIGDNVFVGPGAVLTNDQYPIRTEVDLEGPTVEDGASIGANATILPGVTIGENAFVGAGALVTEDVPPDTLAIGAPAESRALPAPLEGPNRIA from the coding sequence GTGGCGGTGACCGAAGCGACCTACACGGCGGGCGACCGGTGTTCGATCGACGACGGGGCGACCGTCGGCTACGGCGTCGACGACGCGTTCGAACCGACCACGCTGGGCGACGATGCGACGATCCGTCGGGGATCGATCGTCTACGGCGACGTCGTCGTCGGGAACGACTTCACGACCGGCCACGACGTCCTCGTCCGCGAGGAGACGACGATCGGCCACGACGTCCTCCTGGGAACGAAGACGATCGTCGACGGGCGAACCGACATCGGCTCGCACGTGAGCATCCAGTCGGCCGTCTACGTTCCGACGGACACGACGATCGGGGACAACGTGTTCGTCGGCCCCGGCGCCGTCCTCACGAACGACCAGTACCCCATCCGAACCGAGGTCGACCTCGAGGGACCGACCGTCGAGGACGGCGCCTCGATCGGCGCGAACGCGACCATCCTCCCCGGCGTCACGATCGGCGAGAACGCGTTCGTCGGGGCGGGGGCACTGGTGACCGAGGACGTCCCCCCGGACACGCTCGCGATCGGCGCGCCGGCGGAATCGAGAGCCCTCCCGGCACCCCTCGAGGGGCCGAACCGAATCGCATGA
- a CDS encoding DegT/DnrJ/EryC1/StrS family aminotransferase yields MESPPGTPRGAEPNRMTGDISIADPDLGEGVYDRVHAILESGQLADGPEVRRFESEFADYCGAEHGVATTNGTTALVTALEALGVEAGDAVVTSPFSFVASANAIRLAGATPVFADVDLETYTVDPEAVEAVVCEREDVVGILPVHLYGLPAAMGPLCEIAEANDLFVLEDACQAHGAAIDGERVGSLGDAACFSFYPTKNMTTGEGGMITTDSQDVANAAASYVNHGRDVTGTRGYDHVSLGGNHRMTSLAAAIGRAQLERLTDFTEARQANAAYYDDGLADVPVETPTVPDGMTHVYHQYTVATTDRDDLAAWLEERGIGTGIYYPTPIHRQPAYETVSTAAATLPNAERAAERVLSLPVHPNLEPADRERVVQAITDYYDSQ; encoded by the coding sequence ATCGAGAGCCCTCCCGGCACCCCTCGAGGGGCCGAACCGAATCGCATGACCGGCGACATCTCCATCGCCGACCCCGACCTGGGCGAGGGGGTCTACGATCGGGTCCACGCGATTCTCGAGAGCGGCCAGCTCGCAGACGGCCCCGAGGTCCGACGCTTCGAGTCCGAGTTCGCCGACTACTGCGGCGCCGAGCACGGCGTCGCGACGACGAACGGGACCACGGCGCTGGTGACCGCCCTCGAGGCGCTGGGCGTCGAGGCGGGTGACGCGGTCGTCACCTCGCCGTTCTCGTTCGTCGCCAGCGCGAACGCGATCCGGCTGGCTGGAGCGACGCCGGTCTTCGCCGACGTCGACCTCGAGACGTACACGGTCGACCCCGAGGCCGTCGAGGCGGTCGTGTGCGAGCGCGAGGACGTCGTCGGCATCCTGCCGGTCCACCTCTACGGGTTGCCCGCAGCGATGGGCCCCCTGTGCGAGATCGCCGAGGCGAACGACCTATTCGTCCTGGAGGACGCCTGCCAGGCCCACGGCGCGGCCATCGACGGTGAGCGCGTCGGCAGCCTCGGGGACGCCGCCTGCTTCTCGTTTTACCCGACGAAGAACATGACGACCGGCGAGGGTGGCATGATCACGACCGACAGCCAGGACGTGGCGAACGCCGCCGCGAGCTACGTCAACCACGGCCGGGACGTGACCGGAACGCGCGGCTACGACCACGTCTCCCTCGGCGGGAACCACCGCATGACCAGCCTCGCCGCCGCCATCGGCCGGGCGCAACTCGAGCGCCTGACGGACTTCACGGAGGCGAGGCAGGCGAACGCAGCGTACTACGACGACGGGTTGGCCGACGTGCCGGTGGAGACGCCGACCGTCCCCGACGGGATGACCCACGTCTACCACCAGTACACCGTCGCGACGACCGACCGGGACGACCTCGCCGCCTGGCTCGAAGAGCGCGGGATCGGGACGGGTATCTACTACCCGACGCCGATTCACCGCCAGCCGGCCTACGAGACGGTGAGCACGGCGGCCGCGACGCTGCCGAACGCCGAACGGGCCGCCGAGCGCGTGCTGTCGCTGCCCGTCCACCCGAACCTCGAACCCGCAGACCGCGAGCGGGTCGTGCAAGCGATTACCGACTACTACGACTCACAATGA
- a CDS encoding Gfo/Idh/MocA family oxidoreductase, with product MTKQTTSTETVRAGVIGVGSMGENHARVYSECRDVDLVGVSDLDEALAETVAARYGTAAVPMDDLLANCDVVTVAVPTHAHYETVSACLEAGVHVLVEKPIAETVEQGRSLARKAEEAGLVLQVGHIERFNPAVDTLESVIADLDVIAVEAERLGPPVDRTATDGVVLDLMIHDIDVVGSLLESRPEVVSATSTDDGQYATATMTADDVIVSLTASRRTQKKVRRLTVTASECLVEVDYLQQSVLIHRDSYPEYVTDEGTNRHRHESVVERPRVENGEPLKRELESFVDAVRNGDEPVVTGEDGVAALEMVERIDRFVADEDQEVVAR from the coding sequence ATGACGAAACAGACTACTTCGACGGAGACGGTACGGGCCGGCGTCATCGGCGTCGGCTCGATGGGAGAGAACCACGCGCGCGTCTACAGCGAGTGCCGGGACGTCGACCTCGTCGGCGTCAGCGACCTCGACGAGGCACTCGCGGAGACGGTCGCCGCCCGTTACGGCACCGCCGCCGTGCCGATGGACGACCTGCTCGCGAACTGCGACGTCGTCACCGTCGCGGTGCCTACCCACGCTCACTACGAGACGGTCTCGGCGTGTCTCGAGGCCGGCGTGCACGTGCTGGTCGAGAAGCCGATCGCCGAAACCGTTGAGCAGGGCCGCTCTCTTGCGCGGAAGGCCGAGGAGGCCGGCCTCGTTCTGCAGGTCGGCCACATCGAGCGGTTCAACCCGGCCGTCGACACTCTCGAGTCGGTCATCGCCGACCTGGACGTGATCGCCGTCGAGGCCGAGCGTCTCGGCCCGCCGGTCGATCGGACGGCGACCGACGGCGTCGTCCTCGACCTGATGATCCACGACATCGACGTCGTCGGCTCGTTGCTCGAGTCCCGTCCCGAGGTGGTCTCGGCGACGAGCACCGACGACGGCCAGTACGCGACGGCGACGATGACGGCCGACGACGTGATCGTCTCGCTGACGGCGAGTCGCCGCACCCAGAAGAAGGTGCGACGGCTCACGGTGACCGCCAGCGAGTGCCTCGTCGAGGTCGACTACCTCCAGCAGTCGGTGCTGATCCACCGGGATTCTTACCCCGAGTACGTCACCGACGAGGGGACGAACCGCCACCGACACGAGAGCGTCGTCGAGCGCCCGCGCGTCGAGAACGGCGAACCACTCAAGCGCGAACTCGAGTCGTTCGTCGACGCCGTGCGAAACGGCGACGAGCCGGTGGTCACTGGCGAAGACGGCGTGGCCGCCCTCGAGATGGTCGAACGGATCGACCGGTTCGTCGCCGACGAGGATCAGGAGGTGGTCGCTCGATGA
- a CDS encoding nucleotide sugar dehydrogenase, with protein sequence MSRATTALYGGPDTEAAKRRALTNGSVPIAVYGLGKMGLPLAAVFAEGTGAVTGVDVDPAIVESVNAGRSHVGGEPGLDDLVAEQVSRGRLRATTDGAAAASEARVHVIIVPTLITDDDEPEPDLSIIEAVLEDVASGLEPGDLVIAESTLPPGTCRDVIAPHLTARSGLESGSFGVAFCPERTASGTALRDIRGQYPKVVGGVDEASGRAAALIYDELSDNAVHLVSDATTAEAVKVFEGVYRDVNIALANQLAGTADDLGISVREAIETANHIPMCHLHDPGPGVGGHCIPYYPHFLLAQTEAPLSMVELGREVNREMPARAVAMLEAALDGTGTDESKSRGKEPADSLEDATVLVLGFTYRPGVEETRASPAIGVVESLCERDAEVWGCDPLVDPTDFGARAIDVEDLASGPAFDAAILVTPQDAFERIPWADLEPMVVLDGRDVLSLSNTDHRVVTLGGARDGRPTVVDGDVPTETGTSTIGRPAAFDATGR encoded by the coding sequence ATGAGTCGGGCGACGACGGCCCTCTATGGCGGGCCAGATACCGAGGCCGCGAAACGACGGGCGCTGACGAACGGATCGGTTCCGATCGCGGTGTACGGCCTCGGCAAGATGGGGCTCCCCCTCGCCGCGGTCTTCGCCGAGGGGACGGGCGCCGTGACCGGCGTCGACGTCGATCCCGCGATCGTCGAGTCGGTGAACGCCGGTCGGAGTCACGTCGGCGGCGAACCCGGTCTCGACGACCTCGTCGCCGAGCAGGTTTCACGGGGTCGACTGCGGGCGACGACCGACGGGGCCGCTGCTGCCAGCGAGGCGCGCGTCCACGTGATCATCGTCCCGACGCTGATCACCGACGACGACGAACCGGAACCGGACCTCTCGATTATCGAGGCGGTCCTGGAGGACGTCGCCAGTGGGCTCGAGCCAGGCGACCTCGTGATCGCCGAATCAACCTTGCCGCCGGGCACGTGTCGGGACGTCATCGCCCCACACCTGACGGCCCGAAGCGGGCTCGAGTCCGGCTCGTTCGGCGTCGCGTTCTGCCCGGAGCGAACCGCCTCGGGGACGGCCCTGCGGGACATCCGCGGGCAGTACCCGAAGGTCGTCGGCGGCGTCGACGAGGCGAGCGGCCGGGCGGCCGCGCTGATCTACGACGAACTCTCGGACAACGCGGTCCACCTGGTCTCGGACGCGACGACGGCGGAAGCCGTCAAGGTGTTCGAGGGGGTCTACCGCGACGTCAACATCGCGCTGGCGAACCAGCTCGCGGGCACCGCCGACGACCTCGGGATCTCGGTGCGCGAGGCGATCGAGACGGCCAACCACATCCCGATGTGTCACCTGCACGACCCGGGGCCGGGCGTCGGCGGCCACTGCATCCCCTACTACCCGCACTTCCTGCTCGCCCAGACCGAGGCCCCGCTCTCGATGGTCGAACTCGGTCGCGAGGTCAATCGCGAGATGCCCGCGCGCGCGGTGGCGATGCTCGAGGCGGCGCTCGACGGTACGGGCACGGACGAGAGTAAAAGCCGGGGGAAGGAACCCGCGGACAGCCTCGAGGACGCCACGGTCCTCGTCCTCGGGTTCACCTACCGACCGGGCGTCGAGGAGACGCGAGCCTCCCCCGCCATCGGCGTCGTCGAGTCCCTCTGCGAGCGCGACGCCGAGGTCTGGGGCTGCGACCCGCTGGTCGACCCGACCGACTTCGGCGCTCGAGCGATCGACGTCGAGGACCTGGCCTCGGGTCCCGCGTTCGATGCGGCGATTCTCGTCACGCCCCAGGACGCCTTCGAGCGAATCCCGTGGGCCGACCTCGAGCCGATGGTGGTCCTCGACGGCCGGGACGTGCTCTCGCTGTCGAACACGGACCACCGGGTCGTCACGCTCGGCGGCGCGCGCGACGGTCGGCCGACGGTCGTCGACGGCGACGTGCCGACCGAAACCGGCACCTCGACGATCGGTCGCCCGGCGGCGTTCGACGCGACCGGACGGTAG
- a CDS encoding alkaline phosphatase family protein: MVDVKTVVFAFEGVTNRHLERFADVMPTVSGLRTDGVSGSLESTVPASPASAWASLLTGTDPSFHGVFDDAVRASYPDDDCRPASAIDVRRPTLWAYLTGEGGSTVACGVPMTDPPGPVSGVVVPGRRPAGSVDGRLSDDPADARLPSGSPGSPWTLRDLEDPAEVPTLLETRRRLACDLLEAEPWELALVHVPVADPDLLETVDADVGDRALEAACRAADRLVRDVLEVAPEESTVIGCSPLGVERSRGYRVHVNEVLADHDLLERNARNCRWRPGVLESVLSVVSGALGGGFHANRKDVDGYRWATSEAFFPSATGAGVRLNVAGRERYGRVVNSTYEETRSRVLEALADLADPDGNPALEFACRREHLYEGPFAREAPDVLVSTAGTNCTVSAAPANRVFTRLEGVTRTGVGTFFASGPTIQVSPEPVCLTAADVAPLVMATLSRPVPRLMTGRDPSALTTAPVGYGTYANVAHGTACDDPTFDDARLGERLEEFDYRSRNN; the protein is encoded by the coding sequence GTGGTCGATGTGAAGACCGTCGTCTTCGCGTTCGAGGGCGTGACGAACCGACACCTCGAGCGCTTTGCCGACGTGATGCCGACCGTTTCTGGCCTTCGAACCGACGGCGTCTCGGGGTCGCTCGAGTCGACCGTTCCGGCCAGTCCGGCGAGCGCCTGGGCGTCGCTCTTGACGGGGACCGACCCGAGTTTCCACGGCGTCTTCGACGACGCCGTCCGCGCGAGCTACCCCGACGACGATTGTCGGCCAGCCTCCGCCATCGACGTCCGCCGGCCGACCCTTTGGGCGTACCTCACCGGCGAGGGGGGCTCCACGGTGGCCTGTGGAGTACCGATGACCGACCCGCCGGGACCGGTGAGCGGCGTCGTGGTTCCCGGACGGCGCCCCGCGGGGTCTGTCGACGGCCGTCTGTCGGATGATCCCGCGGACGCGAGACTCCCGTCCGGCTCACCCGGCTCGCCGTGGACGCTCCGGGACCTCGAGGACCCCGCCGAGGTGCCGACGCTCCTCGAGACGCGACGTCGCCTCGCTTGCGATTTGCTCGAGGCCGAGCCATGGGAGCTGGCGCTCGTCCACGTTCCGGTCGCCGATCCGGACCTCCTCGAGACCGTCGACGCGGACGTTGGCGACCGCGCCCTCGAGGCCGCGTGCCGGGCTGCGGATCGACTCGTCCGGGACGTCCTCGAGGTCGCTCCCGAGGAATCGACCGTCATCGGGTGTTCGCCGCTCGGCGTCGAGCGCTCGCGAGGGTATCGCGTCCACGTCAACGAGGTGCTCGCCGATCACGACCTGCTCGAGCGGAACGCACGAAACTGTCGGTGGCGACCCGGCGTCCTCGAATCGGTGCTCAGCGTCGTCTCTGGGGCGCTCGGTGGCGGTTTTCACGCGAACAGAAAGGACGTCGACGGGTACCGGTGGGCGACCTCGGAGGCGTTCTTCCCGAGTGCGACCGGTGCAGGGGTCCGTCTCAACGTCGCCGGCCGGGAGCGCTACGGTCGAGTCGTCAACTCCACGTACGAGGAGACCCGGTCGCGGGTGCTCGAGGCGCTGGCCGACCTCGCGGATCCGGACGGGAACCCCGCCCTCGAGTTCGCCTGCCGACGTGAGCACCTCTACGAGGGGCCGTTCGCTCGCGAAGCACCCGATGTCCTCGTCTCCACGGCGGGGACGAACTGTACGGTGTCGGCCGCTCCCGCGAATCGGGTATTCACGCGGCTCGAGGGCGTGACGCGAACGGGTGTCGGGACGTTCTTCGCGTCCGGGCCGACGATCCAGGTGTCCCCGGAACCGGTTTGTCTCACCGCCGCGGACGTCGCGCCGCTGGTGATGGCGACGCTGAGTCGCCCGGTTCCCCGTCTGATGACCGGGCGCGATCCGTCGGCGCTGACGACTGCCCCTGTCGGATACGGCACATACGCGAACGTCGCGCACGGCACGGCCTGTGACGACCCCACGTTCGACGATGCGCGCCTGGGGGAGCGCCTCGAGGAGTTCGATTACCGGTCTCGAAACAACTGA
- a CDS encoding Lrp/AsnC family transcriptional regulator produces MDIRLDEVNRRIIHALMEDARSTSAPMIADEVGVSAATIRNRIGQLEEAGVIEGYHANVDFERGDGRLRNLYLCNAPVDDRERMAHQVRLIPGVINVRELMTGRRNLHVLAVGTDTNDLRRIAREIASLGIDIEDEDLLQAEHYQAYRPFGPDDRTPQPLSDYISLTGGAEVVEVTVAESAPIAGLSLERAAREGVLPDDVLVIAIERDDAVLTPRGDTEIEPDDLLTLLSREGVTGDALEAFEADSMRDR; encoded by the coding sequence ATGGACATTCGTCTGGACGAGGTCAACAGGCGCATCATCCACGCCCTCATGGAGGACGCGCGGTCCACCTCGGCGCCGATGATCGCCGACGAGGTGGGCGTTTCGGCGGCGACGATCCGCAACCGAATCGGGCAACTCGAGGAGGCGGGCGTGATCGAGGGCTATCACGCGAACGTCGACTTCGAGCGCGGCGACGGCCGGTTACGGAATCTCTACCTCTGTAACGCCCCGGTCGACGACCGCGAGCGCATGGCCCACCAGGTGCGACTGATTCCCGGCGTGATCAACGTCCGCGAGCTCATGACCGGTCGACGAAACCTCCACGTGCTCGCCGTCGGTACGGACACGAACGATCTGCGCCGAATCGCCCGCGAGATCGCCTCCCTCGGAATCGACATCGAGGACGAGGACTTGCTCCAGGCCGAACACTACCAGGCCTACCGCCCCTTCGGCCCCGACGACCGGACGCCACAGCCACTCTCAGATTACATCAGCCTGACCGGCGGCGCCGAGGTCGTCGAGGTGACCGTCGCCGAATCGGCCCCCATCGCGGGGCTCTCGCTCGAGCGCGCCGCTAGGGAGGGCGTCCTCCCCGACGACGTACTCGTGATCGCCATTGAGCGCGACGACGCCGTGTTGACTCCCCGCGGCGATACCGAGATCGAACCCGACGACCTTCTGACGCTGCTCTCACGTGAGGGAGTGACCGGAGACGCGCTCGAGGCGTTCGAGGCGGATAGTATGAGAGACCGATAG